One window from the genome of Candidatus Binatia bacterium encodes:
- a CDS encoding aminoglycoside 3'-phosphotransferase/choline kinase family protein, protein MKTGSEGQECAEVVEGIRRERSLEGSLERFPSGSVPVFAVGDEHVVKLFPPTDRSWFDTERATLEHIEGRLPVPTPRLIGSGESGPWSYVVMTRLPGRSMAEAWPTIASENRISLMREAGAALAALHAILADQVASTAIDWPRFMAAQRASCRANQNAKGLAAPWVEALDGFLARWAPADEGPRVLLHTEVMREHFLVDRRDGAWRLSGLLDFEDALLGAPEYELAAVGIFLAAAEPGLLRAFLDAYGASIDDELPLRIMAYALLHRHSNLRWYLERLPAPDVAGDLEALARRWFRP, encoded by the coding sequence ATGAAGACGGGCAGCGAGGGCCAGGAGTGCGCCGAGGTCGTTGAGGGAATCCGACGCGAACGTTCGCTCGAGGGAAGCCTTGAGCGTTTCCCCTCCGGCTCGGTTCCCGTGTTCGCCGTGGGGGACGAGCATGTCGTGAAGCTGTTCCCCCCGACGGACCGGTCGTGGTTCGACACCGAACGGGCCACCCTCGAGCACATCGAGGGGCGTCTCCCGGTCCCGACCCCGCGCCTGATCGGCTCGGGCGAGAGCGGCCCGTGGTCGTACGTCGTCATGACGCGCCTGCCGGGACGCTCGATGGCCGAGGCATGGCCCACGATCGCAAGCGAAAACCGCATCTCCTTGATGCGCGAAGCGGGCGCGGCGCTCGCCGCGCTGCACGCGATCCTGGCGGACCAGGTCGCTTCCACGGCGATCGACTGGCCACGCTTCATGGCCGCCCAGCGCGCCTCGTGCCGCGCCAATCAGAATGCCAAGGGCCTGGCGGCTCCGTGGGTGGAAGCCCTCGACGGCTTTCTGGCTCGGTGGGCTCCCGCCGACGAAGGCCCGCGCGTCCTGCTTCACACCGAGGTGATGCGGGAGCATTTCCTGGTCGATCGCCGCGACGGCGCGTGGCGCCTCAGCGGTCTCCTCGACTTCGAGGATGCTCTGCTCGGCGCGCCCGAGTACGAACTGGCGGCTGTCGGCATCTTCCTGGCCGCAGCCGAGCCCGGGCTCCTCCGCGCCTTTCTGGACGCCTACGGCGCAAGCATCGACGACGAGCTCCCGCTGCGCATCATGGCCTACGCGCTTCTCCATCGGCACAGCAACCTGCGCTGGTATCTGGAGCGGCTTCCGGCTCCGGACGTAGCCGGAGATCTCGAGGCGCTCGCACGGCGGTGGTTTCGCCCCTAG
- a CDS encoding serine hydrolase yields the protein MTRMTAAVAALLVLLTLSTRVLARDRAIPERLDAIAAGAFAGSGAGGSVIVVQDGRTLLRKGYGLADLELGVAAKPEMVFRIGSMTKQFTAVAILQLVKEGKVKLEDPLSKYVPGFPGAEAITVEQLLTHTSGLRSYNDLPGYENGVREDKTPMQLVEGLRNASAAFEPGTRWMYSNSNYLFLGIIIEKASGMTYADYMLARLLAPLGLKNTGVVEESRIRAGRVKGYERGSDAALQNAGYISMTQPYAAGSIESNVDDLARWNELLVAGKVIDRALLDRAWTQSRTKDGTPTGYGYGWRVTDEDGMRFVAHGGGITGFMSYGVLVPEKKLFVGVLHNAVDSESDLEYTAMRLALEALGQSWNATPVAMPDEAKRRFAGVYEFDGVKCTIRFEDGQLSARREGGPEFRLVPVARDEFVFDKAFSRLKFRIGASGAVESVVLVARGHPAQVGKRVADTPAARKVIALTGEKLDRLLGVYQLEPGFRLTITREGTRLFMQATGQHPAEAFAESETAFFFKVADARIEFVIGDDGRASALTLFQGGSAMPAKRVE from the coding sequence ATGACGCGAATGACCGCTGCCGTCGCGGCCCTGCTGGTCCTTCTCACGTTGTCGACACGGGTCTTGGCCAGGGATCGGGCGATCCCTGAGAGGCTCGACGCGATCGCAGCCGGAGCGTTCGCGGGGAGCGGCGCGGGCGGCTCCGTCATCGTCGTGCAGGATGGAAGGACCCTGCTGAGGAAGGGCTATGGGCTGGCCGACCTGGAGCTCGGCGTGGCCGCGAAGCCCGAGATGGTTTTTCGCATCGGATCGATGACCAAGCAATTCACCGCGGTCGCCATCCTCCAGCTCGTGAAGGAGGGCAAGGTAAAGCTCGAGGATCCGCTCTCGAAGTACGTTCCCGGATTTCCGGGAGCGGAGGCGATCACGGTCGAGCAGCTACTCACCCACACCTCGGGGCTGAGAAGCTATAACGACCTGCCGGGCTACGAGAACGGCGTCCGCGAGGACAAGACGCCCATGCAGCTCGTCGAGGGCCTACGAAACGCGAGCGCGGCGTTCGAACCCGGGACCCGGTGGATGTACAGCAACAGCAACTATCTCTTTCTCGGCATCATCATCGAGAAGGCGAGCGGCATGACGTACGCCGATTACATGCTGGCGAGACTGTTGGCTCCCCTGGGCCTGAAGAACACGGGGGTGGTCGAGGAGAGCCGGATCCGGGCGGGGCGGGTCAAGGGGTACGAACGCGGCTCCGACGCCGCGCTTCAGAACGCGGGCTACATCAGCATGACGCAGCCGTACGCCGCGGGCTCCATCGAGTCGAACGTCGATGACCTCGCGAGGTGGAACGAGCTCCTCGTCGCCGGCAAGGTGATCGATAGGGCGCTCCTGGACCGGGCCTGGACGCAGAGCCGGACGAAGGACGGGACGCCGACCGGCTACGGATACGGCTGGAGGGTGACGGACGAGGACGGAATGCGCTTCGTCGCCCATGGGGGCGGCATCACGGGCTTCATGAGCTACGGCGTGCTGGTCCCGGAGAAGAAGCTGTTCGTCGGGGTGCTGCACAACGCTGTCGACTCGGAGAGCGATCTCGAATATACCGCGATGAGGCTTGCGCTCGAGGCGCTCGGGCAGAGCTGGAACGCCACGCCCGTGGCGATGCCGGACGAGGCGAAGCGCCGGTTTGCCGGCGTCTACGAGTTCGATGGCGTCAAGTGTACGATACGATTCGAGGACGGACAGCTCAGCGCCCGGCGAGAGGGTGGGCCGGAGTTCAGGCTCGTGCCCGTCGCCCGGGACGAGTTCGTCTTCGACAAGGCGTTCTCCCGTCTCAAGTTCAGGATCGGAGCGTCCGGCGCGGTCGAATCGGTCGTCCTGGTCGCGCGCGGACACCCGGCCCAGGTGGGGAAGCGCGTCGCGGACACCCCCGCCGCGCGCAAGGTGATCGCCCTCACGGGGGAGAAGCTCGACAGGCTGCTTGGGGTCTACCAGCTCGAGCCTGGCTTCCGGCTCACCATCACGCGCGAGGGGACGCGCCTCTTCATGCAGGCGACGGGACAGCACCCCGCCGAGGCCTTCGCCGAGTCGGAGACCGCGTTCTTTTTCAAGGTCGCCGACGCGCGGATCGAATTCGTGATCGGCGACGACGGTCGCGCGTCGGCGCTGACGCTGTTCCAGGGTGGGAGCGCGATGCCGGCGAAGAGGGTGGAGTAG